One window of Streptomyces sp. NBC_00273 genomic DNA carries:
- a CDS encoding DUF4253 domain-containing protein: MTTRSTPLAVLSTDPTGETSGLGLPPGSLVTGTRDGPWHEPLLWVADGTAVPGTWARYRSSRSRSVRDAEGLQPVLLQDASGSEEWWGGELDPGMMSDPGDHRAEDVLRALWESAVSETEENEDEGDAGETIAPFTGRWPGLASVGGTPADPEATAGDVADALIGTWLESPRLALVPVGRPADVPAAIGWSGPANYVDDVARLCAVLRSWEDRFGARVVALSYARLDLSVAAPPQSLDEALAIAAEHFAFCPDNVWQGYENIRPYAEQALLGNAHWTFWWD; the protein is encoded by the coding sequence ATGACGACGCGTTCCACGCCGCTCGCGGTGCTGTCGACCGACCCGACGGGCGAAACGTCGGGCCTCGGCCTGCCCCCGGGCTCGCTGGTGACCGGGACCCGCGACGGCCCTTGGCACGAGCCGCTGCTCTGGGTGGCCGACGGGACCGCGGTGCCCGGCACGTGGGCACGGTACCGGTCGTCCCGGTCCCGGTCGGTCCGGGATGCCGAGGGACTGCAACCCGTCCTCCTTCAGGACGCATCGGGCAGCGAGGAGTGGTGGGGCGGTGAGCTGGATCCCGGCATGATGTCGGACCCCGGCGATCACCGTGCCGAGGATGTTCTCCGGGCCCTTTGGGAGTCGGCGGTATCGGAAACCGAGGAGAACGAAGACGAAGGGGACGCCGGCGAGACCATCGCCCCGTTCACCGGTCGCTGGCCCGGACTTGCGTCGGTGGGAGGGACGCCGGCAGATCCGGAGGCGACCGCCGGGGACGTTGCCGATGCCTTGATCGGGACCTGGCTCGAAAGCCCTCGGCTCGCATTGGTCCCGGTGGGCCGGCCTGCGGACGTCCCCGCGGCGATCGGCTGGTCGGGTCCGGCCAACTACGTGGACGACGTGGCGCGGCTGTGTGCCGTTCTTCGTTCCTGGGAGGACCGCTTCGGAGCCCGGGTGGTCGCCCTGTCGTACGCGCGGCTGGACCTGTCCGTGGCAGCTCCACCGCAGTCACTGGACGAGGCTCTCGCGATCGCCGCGGAACACTTCGCGTTCTGCCCGGACAACGTCTGGCAGGGGTACGAGAACATCCGGCCCTACGCGGAGCAAGCACTGCTGGGCAACGCTCACTGGACGTTCTGGTGGGACTGA
- a CDS encoding LysR family transcriptional regulator — MFDENRLRVFAAIAREGSVTAAAAALHYAQPSVSHHLAKLEAEAGVPLVQRAGRGIRLTEAGRLLADRAEEILGRIDSARTELAAHAGLSAGRVRLAAFPSALATLVPTVAAAFGVAYPDIELALTEAEPPEALAALRRGEANVAFTFHHGDGPPGGREGHTVTPILHEPVYVVSRAGASWPGPRTDLDTYRGQRWIAGCERCRTHLLTACGKRGFTPTIAFETDDYVAAQALVAAGLGVSTLPGLALRAHLHPGVRIDRLPDDHRFVDAVVYGAPPLPAPVEAFLKVLKETAVQPVPWP, encoded by the coding sequence ATGTTCGACGAGAACCGACTCCGGGTGTTCGCCGCCATCGCACGCGAGGGTTCGGTGACGGCTGCGGCCGCTGCGCTGCACTACGCGCAGCCGTCGGTCAGCCACCACCTCGCCAAGCTCGAAGCCGAAGCCGGTGTGCCGCTCGTCCAGCGGGCGGGCCGCGGCATCCGGCTGACCGAGGCCGGCCGACTGCTCGCCGATCGCGCGGAGGAGATCCTCGGCCGGATCGATTCGGCCCGGACCGAACTCGCCGCCCACGCCGGTCTCAGCGCCGGACGGGTCCGCCTCGCCGCGTTCCCCTCGGCGCTCGCCACGCTCGTACCCACGGTGGCCGCCGCCTTCGGCGTCGCGTACCCGGACATCGAACTGGCACTGACGGAAGCGGAGCCTCCCGAAGCGCTGGCGGCCCTACGGCGCGGAGAGGCCAACGTCGCCTTCACCTTCCACCACGGTGACGGTCCGCCCGGAGGCCGCGAGGGCCACACCGTGACACCGATCCTGCACGAGCCGGTCTACGTCGTCAGCCGGGCCGGCGCGTCCTGGCCCGGTCCCCGTACCGACCTCGACACCTACCGCGGACAACGGTGGATCGCCGGCTGCGAGCGGTGCCGTACGCACCTGCTGACAGCGTGCGGGAAACGCGGCTTCACTCCTACGATCGCCTTCGAGACCGACGACTACGTCGCAGCCCAGGCACTCGTGGCCGCCGGCCTCGGCGTCAGTACGCTGCCCGGCCTCGCCCTGCGCGCCCATCTCCACCCAGGCGTGCGGATCGACCGCCTACCGGACGACCACCGCTTCGTCGACGCCGTCGTCTACGGCGCACCACCGCTCCCGGCCCCGGTCGAAGCCTTCCTGAAGGTCCTCAAGGAGACCGCCGTCCAGCCGGTGCCCTGGCCCTGA
- a CDS encoding threonine ammonia-lyase produces MPDPTISDVLRARRLQSAHLSPTPLLSYPALDSTVGAGIRVLVKHENLQPTGALKVRGGVTLLAGMDPAERARGVLSYSTGNHAQSLAHAAALFHVPCTIVMPKDPNPLKAAAVRRLGAELVEHGADFEEARRHAEQLAPLRGMRLVSAANEPDLIAGVATAFLEVFEQEPDLDTIIVPVGGGSGAAAACLVAAAISPRCRVIAVQSRRSPAAHDSWRSGRCVERPNTTTAEGLATGSGFELTQRLFRQHLADFQLVGDDDIRWAQWLLMRDARTVAEAAAAAPLAALLAARDGLAGQRVAIMCTGGNAGEAELRAALSAAPSGR; encoded by the coding sequence ATGCCCGATCCCACGATCTCCGACGTCCTTCGCGCGCGCCGTCTGCAGAGCGCGCACCTGTCCCCGACCCCTCTGCTCTCGTATCCCGCCCTCGACTCCACCGTCGGCGCCGGGATCCGCGTTCTGGTCAAACACGAGAACCTGCAGCCGACCGGCGCCCTCAAGGTCCGAGGGGGCGTCACCCTGCTGGCCGGGATGGACCCCGCCGAGCGCGCACGGGGCGTCCTCTCGTACTCCACCGGCAACCACGCCCAGTCCCTCGCCCATGCCGCGGCGCTCTTCCACGTTCCCTGCACCATCGTCATGCCGAAGGACCCGAACCCTCTGAAGGCCGCGGCGGTACGGCGCCTCGGCGCCGAACTGGTCGAACACGGAGCGGACTTCGAAGAGGCCCGCCGCCACGCCGAGCAGCTCGCGCCCCTGCGTGGGATGCGCTTGGTCAGCGCGGCGAACGAGCCGGACCTGATCGCGGGGGTGGCCACCGCGTTCCTGGAGGTCTTCGAGCAGGAACCGGACCTCGACACGATCATCGTGCCGGTCGGTGGCGGCAGTGGCGCCGCCGCCGCTTGCCTGGTGGCGGCGGCGATCAGCCCGCGCTGCCGCGTCATCGCGGTGCAGTCCCGCCGCTCGCCGGCCGCGCACGACTCCTGGCGCTCGGGCCGCTGTGTCGAGCGTCCGAACACCACGACGGCGGAGGGCCTGGCCACCGGGTCGGGCTTCGAGCTGACGCAGCGTCTGTTCCGGCAGCACCTCGCGGACTTCCAGCTGGTCGGCGATGACGACATCCGGTGGGCCCAGTGGCTGCTCATGCGTGATGCCCGAACGGTGGCCGAGGCGGCTGCCGCCGCACCGCTGGCGGCGCTCCTCGCCGCACGCGACGGCCTCGCCGGACAGCGTGTGGCGATCATGTGCACGGGCGGAAACGCCGGCGAAGCCGAGCTGCGGGCCGCTCTCTCCGCCGCACCCTCGGGCCGGTGA
- a CDS encoding polyprenyl synthetase family protein, which produces MHVNVTATTLERVAGHRIRFDARFEQYFDSLGERFDVPVPSRYVPRCLELLRELSMRGGKRLRVVLLYEAARLVSPDEVPGLAEAALSIELLQTHGLVHDDIIDDAPLRRGRPSTYYAYRREFPGQDATALGLAILAGDLAAFLSTQVLLEAEVPAALRQALLGVHARTAAETVAGQIADLERDSHALPDEEFLHTVTDFKSARYSILAPLTMGLLAAGGNPAPHRARLHRYSRLVGVSEQMRDDFLDFFGPSGDDPAAEAKSTGADIRSGRRTYAVRALLAAATGADAALVEAALGDPGCPDETLGRIREIARAAGVDRHLKAEIRRHAEAAAAEAASWEPYWRAEAVEFFRGLPMWNVDRMS; this is translated from the coding sequence ATGCACGTCAACGTCACGGCCACCACCCTGGAACGCGTCGCCGGCCACCGGATCCGCTTCGACGCCCGGTTCGAGCAGTACTTCGACAGCCTCGGCGAGCGTTTCGACGTCCCGGTGCCCAGCCGGTACGTCCCCCGCTGCCTGGAGCTCCTGCGGGAGCTCTCGATGCGCGGCGGCAAGCGGCTGCGGGTCGTCCTGCTGTACGAGGCGGCCCGGCTGGTCTCCCCCGACGAGGTACCGGGGCTCGCCGAGGCCGCGCTGAGCATCGAACTGCTCCAGACGCACGGGCTCGTCCACGACGACATCATCGACGACGCGCCCTTGCGGCGCGGCCGGCCCTCGACGTACTACGCGTACCGCCGGGAGTTCCCCGGCCAGGACGCCACCGCCCTCGGGCTCGCGATACTCGCCGGGGACCTCGCCGCGTTCCTGTCCACCCAGGTGCTGCTGGAGGCAGAGGTTCCCGCCGCGCTCCGCCAGGCCCTCCTCGGCGTGCACGCGCGCACCGCGGCCGAGACCGTGGCCGGGCAGATCGCCGACCTGGAGCGGGACTCCCACGCCCTGCCCGACGAGGAATTCCTGCACACCGTCACCGACTTCAAGAGCGCGCGGTACTCGATCCTGGCGCCGCTGACGATGGGCCTGCTGGCCGCGGGCGGGAATCCGGCGCCGCACCGCGCCCGACTGCACCGCTATTCCCGGCTGGTGGGCGTCTCCGAGCAGATGCGCGACGACTTCCTCGACTTCTTCGGCCCGTCCGGCGACGACCCGGCGGCCGAAGCGAAGTCCACCGGGGCCGACATCCGCTCGGGCCGCCGCACCTACGCCGTCCGTGCCCTACTGGCCGCCGCGACCGGGGCCGACGCGGCCCTCGTCGAAGCCGCGCTCGGCGATCCCGGCTGCCCGGACGAAACCCTGGGCCGGATCAGGGAGATCGCCCGCGCCGCGGGCGTGGACCGGCACCTCAAGGCGGAGATCCGACGGCACGCGGAGGCCGCTGCCGCCGAGGCCGCGTCCTGGGAGCCGTACTGGCGCGCGGAGGCTGTGGAGTTCTTCCGGGGCCTGCCGATGTGGAACGTGGACCGGATGTCCTGA
- a CDS encoding DUF4386 domain-containing protein, whose amino-acid sequence MGSTRRTAIVAGVLFLVTEVAAIGGLALYRPVLHDTGYVLGPGADSRVFLGALCEFVLALAVTGTGAALYPVLRRRNEGAALGYVCGRLLEAAVIVVGIISVLSVVTLRRQAEGAVSTDGASLVTAGQALVAFHDWTFLFGPNFVLGANTLVLAGLMYASRLVPRPIAVLGLVGGAMICASATAVLFGVYEQVSVAGSLAALPVFAWEVTLAVRLLGKGFDARADAV is encoded by the coding sequence ATGGGCTCAACCAGGAGAACCGCGATCGTCGCGGGTGTGCTGTTCCTCGTCACCGAGGTCGCCGCGATCGGCGGCCTCGCGCTCTACCGCCCCGTCCTGCACGACACCGGCTACGTTTTGGGGCCGGGCGCCGATTCCCGGGTGTTCCTGGGGGCGCTGTGCGAGTTCGTGCTCGCGCTGGCGGTCACGGGCACGGGGGCCGCGCTGTACCCGGTCCTGCGGAGGCGGAACGAAGGAGCCGCCCTCGGCTACGTCTGCGGGCGCCTGCTGGAGGCGGCCGTGATCGTCGTCGGCATCATCAGCGTGCTGTCGGTGGTGACGCTGAGGAGGCAGGCGGAGGGTGCGGTGAGCACGGACGGGGCTTCCCTGGTCACGGCCGGCCAGGCCCTGGTGGCGTTCCACGACTGGACGTTCCTGTTCGGGCCGAACTTCGTCCTCGGGGCCAACACCCTGGTGCTGGCCGGCCTGATGTACGCCTCGCGGCTCGTACCCCGGCCGATCGCCGTCCTGGGGCTGGTCGGCGGGGCGATGATCTGCGCGTCGGCGACCGCCGTGCTCTTCGGGGTCTACGAGCAGGTATCGGTGGCGGGGTCGCTCGCGGCGCTTCCGGTGTTCGCCTGGGAGGTGACACTGGCCGTCCGGCTGCTCGGCAAGGGCTTCGACGCGAGGGCCGACGCCGTGTGA
- a CDS encoding TetR/AcrR family transcriptional regulator C-terminal domain-containing protein, with translation MPEQPQEPRRTPLSRDRVLRAAVAFADGAGIEALSMRRLAQELGVVPMALYKHVANKEELLDGMVEVVVSGITPQVPGSDWKSAVRGRILGARGALLAHTWAAQVIRSRTSPTPAVLAYLDSVIGTFRAGGFSTDLTHHAMHALGSRVLGFTEELFDDPAGTAPQDERAQAAAYEAMARRYPHVTELARAVAHDRRSVVGQGCDDQFEFEFALDLLLDGFDRLHGRGWTSAP, from the coding sequence ATGCCCGAGCAGCCGCAGGAACCGCGCCGGACCCCCCTGAGCCGGGACCGGGTGCTGCGCGCCGCCGTCGCCTTCGCCGACGGCGCCGGGATCGAGGCGCTGAGCATGCGCAGGCTGGCCCAGGAGCTGGGCGTCGTACCGATGGCGCTCTACAAGCACGTGGCCAACAAGGAAGAGCTCTTGGACGGCATGGTGGAAGTCGTCGTCTCGGGCATCACGCCCCAAGTCCCCGGATCCGACTGGAAGAGCGCGGTCCGCGGGCGGATCCTCGGGGCGCGCGGCGCCCTCCTCGCGCACACCTGGGCGGCTCAGGTGATCCGGTCGCGCACCAGCCCGACGCCGGCGGTGCTCGCGTACCTCGACTCGGTGATCGGAACGTTCCGTGCCGGCGGCTTCTCGACCGACCTCACCCACCACGCGATGCACGCCCTCGGCAGCCGGGTGCTGGGCTTCACCGAGGAGCTGTTCGACGACCCGGCGGGCACCGCACCGCAGGACGAACGGGCGCAGGCGGCCGCGTACGAGGCGATGGCCCGGCGGTACCCCCACGTCACCGAACTGGCCCGGGCGGTGGCGCACGACCGGCGGTCGGTCGTCGGCCAGGGGTGCGACGACCAGTTCGAGTTCGAGTTCGCGCTGGACCTCCTCCTGGACGGATTCGACCGGCTCCACGGGCGGGGCTGGACGTCCGCACCCTGA
- a CDS encoding MarR family winged helix-turn-helix transcriptional regulator gives MGEQSHRRVLSFVVRHAWLSMRAAIGAELEEFGLTVPQFATLMIVGQSPGISVAQLARLVGSSRQAANEMLAALERDGLIVRAPHATDRRTHQLSLTELGNARYEDALPAVQRREAELEAGLTPEQCEAAFAWMSAMSNARQEVRRN, from the coding sequence ATGGGCGAGCAGAGTCACCGTCGGGTGCTGAGCTTCGTGGTGCGCCACGCCTGGCTCAGCATGCGGGCGGCGATCGGGGCGGAGCTGGAGGAGTTCGGGCTCACCGTGCCGCAGTTCGCGACCCTGATGATCGTGGGCCAGTCCCCGGGCATTTCGGTGGCCCAGCTGGCCCGTTTGGTCGGCAGCTCCCGCCAAGCCGCCAACGAGATGCTCGCGGCGCTGGAACGTGACGGCCTGATCGTCCGAGCCCCTCACGCCACCGATCGCAGGACGCACCAGTTGAGCCTCACGGAGCTCGGAAACGCGCGCTACGAGGACGCGCTCCCGGCCGTCCAGCGGCGCGAGGCCGAACTGGAGGCGGGACTGACGCCGGAGCAGTGCGAGGCGGCGTTCGCCTGGATGTCGGCCATGTCGAACGCCCGCCAGGAGGTGCGGAGGAACTGA
- a CDS encoding MFS transporter, translating to MSSPTSSAPSTPPPGRQRLILGVLVFAQLLIWLDGTILTTAFETLSDPVRGLGATPGELQWATGAYTLAFACLMFTGGALGDRFGHRNLLLTGMALFGAASALAAYATAPGQLIAARAVMGAGAALLVPATMAVVSWTFEPAQRPAAFGTLSSFAGVGLAAGPILAGMLLARFWWGSVFLVNVPVVVLGLGFIARYVPNSRSPQVRRLDPAGLLLSTGGLGILAYGLIRAGQDASFAQPRVWGSALVGIALIAAFVVVELRIAHPSFDPRLLAQRRFAAGNLTLMTVFLAMTAGSFYLAFYLQGVRQYSALDASLLALPGALGVIVGSPIAVRLARRTSVRLVSSVALSVAAAAMGSFALFGATTPIVWYAAVVLVQGTAIGMVIAPVTGAVLGSLPLERSGAGSAVNSTLRQTGSVLGIAAGGTITSIVYRRSIDGSLTGLPDPVREPARVSAELARHVAAATHDTRLAAAADTAFLHAMHVGALWTAGFALIGAVVLAVGFRPDRPTGRGRGRERARARAQGRAREVERAARAGSSTPS from the coding sequence ATGTCCTCACCCACGTCATCGGCGCCGTCCACCCCACCACCGGGCCGTCAGCGGCTCATCCTCGGCGTCCTCGTCTTCGCCCAGCTCCTCATCTGGCTCGACGGCACCATCCTGACCACCGCGTTCGAGACGCTCTCCGACCCCGTCCGGGGGTTAGGCGCCACCCCCGGCGAGCTCCAATGGGCCACCGGCGCCTACACGCTGGCCTTCGCCTGCCTGATGTTCACCGGAGGTGCGCTCGGTGACCGGTTCGGCCACCGCAACCTGCTGCTGACGGGCATGGCGCTCTTCGGCGCCGCCTCCGCCCTCGCCGCCTACGCCACCGCGCCCGGCCAACTCATCGCCGCCCGCGCCGTGATGGGCGCCGGCGCCGCGCTGCTCGTTCCGGCCACCATGGCGGTGGTCAGCTGGACGTTCGAGCCCGCGCAGCGCCCGGCCGCCTTCGGCACCCTGTCGTCCTTCGCCGGCGTCGGCCTCGCAGCGGGGCCGATCCTCGCCGGGATGCTGCTCGCGAGGTTCTGGTGGGGGTCGGTGTTCCTCGTCAACGTGCCCGTCGTCGTCCTCGGCCTCGGCTTCATCGCCCGGTACGTGCCCAACTCCCGCAGCCCGCAGGTCCGCCGCCTCGACCCGGCCGGGCTGCTGCTGTCGACCGGCGGCCTGGGCATCCTCGCGTACGGTCTGATCCGCGCCGGCCAGGACGCCTCCTTCGCCCAGCCGCGGGTCTGGGGGTCCGCCCTCGTCGGCATCGCGCTGATCGCCGCGTTCGTCGTCGTCGAGCTGCGGATCGCCCACCCCAGCTTCGACCCCCGGCTGCTGGCGCAGCGCCGCTTCGCCGCCGGGAACCTCACCCTGATGACCGTCTTCCTGGCCATGACGGCCGGCTCCTTCTACCTCGCCTTCTACCTGCAAGGCGTCCGCCAGTACTCGGCATTGGACGCCTCGCTCCTCGCGCTCCCTGGAGCCCTCGGGGTGATCGTCGGCTCTCCGATCGCCGTCCGGCTGGCCCGGCGGACCTCCGTCCGGCTCGTCTCGTCGGTCGCGCTTTCCGTCGCGGCCGCGGCGATGGGCTCCTTCGCCCTGTTCGGGGCGACCACACCCATCGTCTGGTACGCGGCGGTCGTGCTGGTCCAGGGCACCGCGATCGGCATGGTGATCGCTCCCGTGACGGGCGCGGTACTGGGTTCCCTGCCGCTGGAGCGGTCCGGCGCGGGCAGCGCGGTCAACAGCACCCTGCGCCAGACGGGCAGCGTGCTGGGCATCGCGGCCGGCGGCACGATCACCTCGATCGTCTACCGGCGTTCGATCGACGGCTCGCTGACCGGCCTCCCCGATCCGGTGCGGGAACCTGCGCGGGTCTCGGCCGAGCTCGCCCGGCACGTGGCGGCGGCCACGCACGACACCCGGCTCGCCGCGGCCGCCGACACCGCCTTCCTGCACGCCATGCACGTCGGGGCGCTCTGGACGGCCGGGTTCGCGCTGATCGGCGCGGTCGTCCTGGCCGTCGGCTTCCGGCCGGACCGGCCCACGGGGCGAGGGCGAGGGCGAGAGCGGGCGCGGGCGCGGGCGCAGGGAAGGGCCCGGGAGGTGGAGCGGGCGGCGCGCGCGGGGAGTTCCACGCCCTCGTGA
- a CDS encoding NIPSNAP family protein: protein MITIHLKYEIDVDKLAEFEEYGRRWVRLVNRFGGTHHGYFLPSEGDSDIAYALFSFPGFAAYEQYRKDSMSDPECQAAFDLARETRCIKRYERRFLRPLDTPGQ from the coding sequence GTGATCACCATTCATCTGAAGTACGAGATCGACGTCGACAAGCTCGCGGAATTCGAGGAGTACGGGCGCCGTTGGGTCCGGCTGGTCAACCGGTTCGGAGGCACCCACCACGGCTACTTCCTGCCCAGCGAGGGCGACAGCGACATCGCCTACGCCCTCTTCTCCTTCCCCGGTTTCGCCGCCTACGAGCAGTACCGCAAAGACAGCATGTCCGACCCCGAATGCCAGGCCGCCTTCGACCTGGCGCGCGAAACCCGCTGCATCAAGCGGTACGAGCGCCGCTTCCTGCGGCCGCTCGACACCCCCGGCCAGTGA
- a CDS encoding TerD family protein, which yields MSMRKGANVPVPSATVRVELGWRAGPGAPDVDVSALLLTAAGKVRSDDDFVFYNQPVHPSGAVRHEGRRQDGTGVLETIGVTLSGVEEEIGTVVVAASTDGTFGQVSGLFVRVLDARSGAETARFDATDATTETAFVLGELYRRAGAWKFRAVGQGYASGLAGLATDFGITVDDPAPVPGPVPVQVQRAVDPPPAPARPVQLSKITLTKAAPAVSLTKQGATSGGMRVNLTWSAAVPPRGWMRKGQDAVRLEDVDLDLSCLWELRNGTKGIVHPIDNQFGSFHQPPYVQLDHDDRTGASEAGENLMINLDHSAEIERLLVFVVIYAGATSFAGLQGVATLHPPVGPPIEVRLDECTVPSPVAAIALIENVGGELIVRREAKYLLLAPGVFKQQAADIEYGWGMSWQSASKD from the coding sequence ATGTCCATGCGGAAGGGTGCCAACGTACCGGTGCCGAGCGCCACGGTCCGGGTGGAGTTGGGGTGGCGAGCGGGTCCCGGAGCGCCCGATGTGGACGTGTCGGCCCTGCTGCTCACGGCAGCGGGCAAGGTGCGGTCGGACGACGACTTCGTGTTCTACAACCAACCCGTGCACCCCAGTGGTGCCGTGCGCCACGAGGGACGGCGCCAGGACGGCACGGGCGTGCTCGAAACGATCGGGGTGACGCTGTCCGGGGTGGAGGAGGAGATCGGGACCGTGGTGGTCGCGGCTTCCACCGACGGCACGTTCGGTCAGGTCTCCGGCCTCTTCGTACGCGTGCTGGACGCGCGGAGCGGCGCCGAGACGGCCCGGTTCGACGCCACGGATGCCACGACGGAGACCGCGTTCGTGCTCGGTGAGCTGTACCGGCGGGCCGGCGCGTGGAAGTTCCGGGCGGTGGGCCAGGGGTACGCGTCCGGGCTGGCCGGGCTCGCCACCGATTTCGGGATCACGGTCGACGATCCCGCCCCGGTGCCGGGGCCGGTGCCGGTACAGGTGCAGCGGGCGGTGGATCCCCCGCCCGCGCCCGCCCGTCCGGTACAGCTGTCGAAGATCACCCTGACGAAGGCGGCCCCCGCGGTGTCGCTGACCAAGCAGGGGGCCACCTCAGGGGGCATGCGGGTCAACCTCACGTGGAGCGCCGCCGTGCCGCCGCGCGGCTGGATGCGAAAGGGGCAGGACGCCGTCCGGCTGGAGGACGTCGATCTCGACCTCTCCTGCCTGTGGGAGCTGCGGAACGGAACCAAGGGGATCGTCCACCCCATCGACAACCAGTTCGGCTCGTTCCACCAGCCGCCGTACGTCCAGCTGGACCACGACGACCGGACCGGTGCGAGCGAGGCCGGCGAGAACCTCATGATCAACCTTGATCACTCGGCTGAGATCGAGCGCCTCCTGGTGTTCGTGGTCATCTACGCCGGGGCCACCAGCTTCGCGGGGCTCCAAGGGGTCGCCACGCTCCATCCGCCGGTCGGTCCGCCGATCGAGGTGCGCCTGGACGAATGCACCGTCCCGTCGCCGGTGGCGGCGATCGCACTGATCGAGAACGTGGGCGGGGAGCTGATCGTCCGGCGGGAGGCGAAGTACCTCCTACTGGCCCCCGGAGTCTTCAAGCAGCAGGCGGCGGACATCGAGTACGGCTGGGGCATGAGCTGGCAGTCGGCGAGCAAGGACTGA
- a CDS encoding YciI family protein, whose protein sequence is MAKYLLLKHYRGAPAAVNDVPMDRWTPEEISAHIQYMNDFAARLEGTGEFVDGQALAPEGTFVRYDGEGRPPVTDGPFPETKDLIAGWMVIDVDSYERAVELAGELSAAPGAGGKPIHEWLELRPFLGAHPTITE, encoded by the coding sequence ATGGCCAAGTACCTCCTGCTCAAGCACTACCGCGGAGCTCCGGCGGCGGTCAACGACGTGCCCATGGACCGGTGGACGCCCGAGGAGATCTCGGCGCACATCCAGTACATGAACGACTTCGCGGCCCGGCTCGAAGGGACCGGCGAGTTCGTCGACGGTCAGGCGCTCGCCCCCGAGGGGACCTTCGTCCGGTACGACGGGGAGGGCCGTCCGCCGGTCACCGACGGCCCGTTCCCGGAGACCAAGGACCTGATCGCCGGCTGGATGGTGATCGACGTCGATAGCTACGAGCGCGCCGTCGAACTGGCCGGAGAGCTGTCGGCGGCCCCCGGGGCGGGCGGGAAGCCGATCCACGAGTGGCTCGAACTGCGTCCGTTCCTGGGCGCGCATCCCACCATCACGGAATGA